A region from the Janthinobacterium agaricidamnosum genome encodes:
- a CDS encoding dienelactone hydrolase family protein, with the protein MSTTSQWIDIAGPDGSFQAYLAVPHVGKGPAIILLQEIFGVNEHIRAVADQYAADGYVVLVPDLFWRAGAHIELGYDADGWKRAVELMQATDNPHADADIAATVAVLRARPEVTGKLASVGYCFGGRLSYQAAAAGLVDAAIAYYGGGIQNKLDLADKIQVPLLMHFGGQDSHIPPEAVQKIAERFEDRQDVEIHIYPGAEHGFNCTHRDSYQQRAAAHAHGNSLIFLAENL; encoded by the coding sequence ATGAGCACAACTTCGCAGTGGATCGATATCGCCGGCCCGGACGGCAGCTTCCAGGCTTACCTGGCCGTGCCGCACGTGGGCAAGGGCCCGGCCATCATCCTGTTGCAGGAAATTTTCGGCGTCAACGAGCACATCCGTGCCGTGGCCGACCAGTACGCGGCCGATGGCTATGTGGTGCTGGTGCCGGACCTGTTCTGGCGCGCCGGCGCGCACATTGAACTCGGCTATGACGCGGACGGCTGGAAGCGTGCCGTCGAACTGATGCAGGCCACCGACAATCCGCACGCCGACGCCGATATCGCCGCCACCGTCGCCGTCCTGCGCGCGCGTCCGGAAGTGACGGGCAAGCTCGCTTCGGTCGGCTACTGCTTCGGCGGCCGCCTGTCGTACCAGGCCGCCGCGGCCGGTCTGGTCGACGCCGCCATCGCCTATTACGGCGGCGGCATCCAGAACAAGCTGGACCTGGCCGACAAGATCCAGGTGCCGCTGCTCATGCATTTCGGCGGCCAGGACAGCCATATTCCGCCGGAAGCCGTGCAAAAGATCGCCGAACGCTTCGAAGACCGGCAAGACGTGGAAATCCATATCTACCCGGGCGCCGAGCACGGTTTCAACTGCACCCACCGCGACAGCTACCAGCAGCGTGCCGCGGCCCACGCGCATGGCAATTCGCTGATTTTCTTGGCGGAAAATCTGTAA
- a CDS encoding SRPBCC family protein, giving the protein MAQVIVSVTLAASAERVWDFIGGFQSLAEWSSSIKTSLSEHGGRVRRLKTTDGAIIAERLQSYSEADKSYSYTIVSGPIPVKNYRSTLRVTGEPGAASCVAEWSSEFDAAEGVEEVMVGAFQHLYETAFVDLKRIMAI; this is encoded by the coding sequence ATGGCCCAAGTAATTGTTTCTGTAACATTGGCGGCAAGCGCCGAAAGAGTGTGGGATTTTATCGGCGGCTTCCAGTCGCTGGCTGAATGGTCGAGCTCCATCAAGACCAGTTTGTCCGAGCATGGCGGCCGCGTGCGCCGCCTGAAAACCACGGACGGCGCCATCATCGCCGAACGCCTGCAAAGCTACAGCGAAGCGGACAAGAGCTACAGCTACACCATCGTCTCGGGCCCGATCCCCGTCAAGAACTACCGTTCCACATTGCGCGTCACGGGCGAACCGGGCGCCGCTTCCTGTGTGGCCGAATGGTCTAGCGAGTTCGACGCGGCCGAAGGCGTGGAAGAGGTCATGGTGGGCGCGTTCCAGCATTTGTACGAGACGGCATTCGTCGACCTGAAACGCATCATGGCGATTTGA
- a CDS encoding GlxA family transcriptional regulator, whose protein sequence is MIKQSPKEFPLRTVDIIVYPGFKALEAIGAMKVFDYANTHLRLRNLPGGYDVRIASTAIGPVESDTLMSLHASKALDASRLPDLAVIVGCHHVEQVLQDIPALAAWVAEAAPRIDTLAALCTGCFFLAEAGVLDGKSAATHWSAVDSLRQRYPQIQVNADAIFVREGKFWTSAGVTAGIDLALALVEDDFSRDIALEVARDLVVYLKRPGGQSQFSVHLSSQMTTHPTIRQLQGWIMEHLADELTVPLLAARLAMSERNFTRVFQRETGTSPTEFIDTARFEVARRLLEDNVSSLKQVAVQAGLHSEDRLRRLFQKKLAITPRDYRERFSSTAR, encoded by the coding sequence ATGATCAAGCAAAGCCCCAAAGAATTCCCCCTGCGCACCGTCGACATCATCGTCTATCCCGGCTTCAAGGCGCTCGAAGCCATCGGCGCCATGAAAGTGTTTGACTACGCCAACACCCATTTGCGCCTGCGCAATCTGCCCGGCGGCTACGACGTGCGCATCGCCTCGACGGCCATCGGTCCCGTCGAGTCCGACACCCTGATGTCGCTGCACGCCAGCAAGGCGCTCGACGCCAGCCGCCTGCCCGACCTGGCCGTCATCGTCGGCTGCCACCACGTCGAGCAAGTCTTGCAGGACATTCCCGCCCTCGCCGCCTGGGTGGCCGAGGCGGCGCCCCGCATCGATACGCTGGCGGCGCTGTGCACGGGCTGCTTCTTCCTGGCCGAGGCCGGTGTACTCGACGGCAAGAGCGCCGCCACGCACTGGAGCGCCGTGGACAGCCTGCGCCAGCGCTACCCCCAGATACAGGTCAATGCCGATGCGATTTTCGTGCGGGAAGGGAAATTCTGGACGTCGGCCGGCGTGACGGCCGGCATCGACCTGGCGCTGGCCCTGGTGGAAGACGATTTCAGCCGCGATATCGCGCTCGAAGTGGCGCGCGACCTGGTCGTGTATCTGAAGCGGCCCGGCGGCCAGTCGCAGTTTTCCGTGCACCTGTCGAGCCAGATGACGACGCATCCCACCATCCGGCAATTGCAGGGCTGGATCATGGAGCACCTGGCCGACGAGCTCACGGTGCCGCTGCTGGCAGCCAGGCTGGCCATGAGCGAGCGCAATTTTACGCGCGTCTTCCAGCGCGAAACGGGCACCAGTCCCACGGAATTCATCGACACGGCCCGCTTCGAAGTGGCGCGCCGTTTGCTGGAAGACAATGTATCTTCCTTAAAACAGGTGGCCGTGCAGGCGGGCTTGCACAGCGAGGACAGGCTGCGGCGCCTGTTTCAAAAGAAACTCGCCATCACGCCGCGCGACTACCGCGAACGCTTTTCCAGCACGGCGCGCTAG
- a CDS encoding polymer-forming cytoskeletal protein, with the protein MPAGSPPTGFLDIVRLLHFFAALTLLLGSSLAHAATLNFNGGTVSGCSLSTDGLQYTCASLAPGSTDVIVIGSAYGVTVNSSLAMSYNQGLTMSGNAALTVKGNLDIKDINPSNLKVTGGSLSAEGGTFLMGAQEQTITANISATTIKMGSNNVKVTGKISAKGPVEIASGSVINGPISGTVVNILASSTRIQGDITATTSLTIGSGSQVTGNLKSPTIDLKASGLLVTGDVDASNSLSIASGNGIKGNVDAGEVTLDSSNAYITGNAKVDHITLGWQGRVQQTITCKAYTPSNPCSCVTNNSGWAFSEPMGPKCGPGTQAGPDHFQITHPPSALSCAPAPVTVTACADAACSTVYTGAAQVTLTPGGAVAQLNATLPATGTAASSVAQTTPASNVPLGLSSTPATTGALVCKSSVDGSVTNCQMAFVSSALQVSGLPRYSEAEGPIAISALQVSPSNPRACVPLFANQNKTLQLRCNYANPGTGTLPARIQDKDGTYKPLAANAGSACSATGAPVQLAFDADGLATPNMLYADAGALGLTATYAPTSGSDSGLTMTGSGNVIVGPRRFVFSAIATPQRAGLAVLPVAPATRISVSAVNVADAVTANFGRETTAQTVLLSSSLVAPTFSGAANPAVAGSLTFNNGIGTASNLSWAEAGTIQFTATMATYLGAPPPAVNGVIPPFTTGASNSVQFIPHHFVTEVPGTEPMPCKAPLSCAAGSFIYAQQPFKLRVTAQNAANGTTLNFDGRDTALTAQVALRAYDAATGLTAFPPAAPSGSRLSDGTAAQTTVTGIAPASFTAGVASSQIAYRFPGAFAVPAGTVALAPPTDVLFRATTTYAGGTVVTSAPSDAGTEAKLTILTGRIMVPHSYGSERLPIRLPVQVQYWNSGWLGNVSDSVTQFGSAGVTLANCGKGFTSGTGACNGVLKVQGGTYAFKQGALPPPNGQLVLLAPGVAGSVDVSVSGLHYLPSTLGHVVFGILRSGPVIYLREMY; encoded by the coding sequence GTGCCCGCTGGCTCCCCACCCACCGGATTCCTCGATATCGTGCGCTTACTTCACTTTTTTGCCGCCCTGACATTGCTGCTGGGCTCCTCGCTTGCCCACGCGGCCACGCTCAACTTCAATGGCGGCACCGTCAGCGGCTGCAGCCTGAGCACGGACGGCTTGCAATACACGTGCGCCTCGCTGGCGCCGGGCTCCACCGACGTCATCGTCATCGGCAGCGCGTATGGCGTGACGGTCAACAGTTCCCTGGCGATGAGCTACAACCAGGGCTTGACGATGAGCGGCAATGCCGCGCTGACGGTCAAGGGCAATCTCGACATCAAGGACATCAATCCGTCGAACCTGAAAGTGACGGGGGGCAGCTTGAGCGCCGAGGGCGGCACTTTCCTCATGGGCGCGCAGGAACAGACCATTACGGCAAATATTTCCGCCACCACCATCAAGATGGGCTCGAACAACGTCAAGGTGACTGGCAAGATCAGCGCCAAGGGCCCGGTGGAAATCGCCTCGGGTTCCGTCATCAACGGTCCCATCAGCGGCACCGTCGTCAATATCCTGGCCTCCAGTACCCGCATCCAGGGCGATATCACGGCGACCACCTCGCTGACCATCGGTTCCGGCAGCCAGGTGACGGGCAATCTGAAATCGCCGACGATCGACTTGAAGGCATCGGGCCTGCTCGTCACGGGCGACGTGGACGCCAGCAATTCCTTGTCGATCGCTTCCGGCAATGGCATCAAGGGTAATGTGGACGCCGGCGAGGTGACGCTCGACTCGTCCAACGCCTATATCACGGGCAACGCCAAGGTCGACCACATCACCCTGGGCTGGCAGGGCCGCGTGCAGCAGACGATCACTTGCAAGGCGTACACGCCGTCGAACCCGTGCAGTTGCGTGACGAACAACAGCGGCTGGGCTTTCAGTGAGCCGATGGGGCCGAAGTGCGGCCCGGGCACCCAGGCCGGGCCGGATCACTTCCAGATCACGCATCCGCCTTCGGCGCTCAGTTGTGCGCCCGCGCCCGTGACTGTGACGGCCTGCGCCGACGCGGCCTGCAGCACCGTCTACACGGGCGCGGCCCAGGTCACGCTGACGCCGGGCGGCGCCGTGGCACAACTCAACGCGACCCTACCGGCGACAGGCACGGCCGCGTCCAGCGTGGCGCAGACCACGCCGGCCAGCAACGTTCCCTTGGGCCTGAGCAGCACGCCGGCGACGACGGGGGCGCTGGTATGCAAGAGCAGCGTCGACGGCAGCGTGACCAATTGTCAGATGGCATTTGTCAGCAGCGCGCTGCAGGTGAGCGGCCTCCCCCGTTATTCTGAGGCCGAGGGGCCCATCGCCATCAGCGCGCTGCAGGTGTCGCCGTCGAACCCGCGCGCCTGCGTGCCCTTGTTTGCCAACCAGAACAAGACCTTGCAGTTGCGCTGCAACTACGCCAATCCCGGCACGGGCACCTTGCCCGCGCGCATACAGGACAAGGATGGCACGTATAAACCCCTGGCCGCCAACGCGGGCAGCGCCTGCAGCGCGACCGGTGCGCCCGTGCAACTGGCCTTCGATGCCGACGGCCTGGCCACGCCGAACATGCTGTACGCCGATGCGGGTGCGCTGGGCCTGACGGCCACGTATGCCCCGACCAGCGGCAGCGACAGCGGCCTGACCATGACGGGCAGCGGCAACGTCATCGTGGGACCCCGGCGTTTCGTGTTCAGCGCCATCGCCACGCCGCAGCGGGCGGGCCTGGCAGTGCTGCCCGTGGCGCCGGCCACCCGCATCAGCGTATCGGCCGTGAACGTGGCCGACGCCGTGACGGCCAATTTTGGCAGGGAAACGACGGCGCAGACGGTGCTGCTGAGCAGTAGTCTCGTCGCGCCCACCTTTTCCGGCGCCGCCAACCCCGCAGTCGCGGGCAGCCTGACTTTTAACAACGGCATCGGCACCGCCAGCAACCTGAGCTGGGCGGAAGCGGGCACCATCCAGTTTACGGCGACGATGGCCACCTACCTCGGGGCCCCGCCGCCCGCCGTCAACGGCGTCATCCCGCCGTTCACCACGGGCGCCAGCAACAGCGTGCAATTCATCCCGCACCACTTCGTCACGGAGGTGCCTGGCACTGAGCCCATGCCTTGCAAGGCGCCATTGTCCTGCGCGGCGGGCAGTTTCATCTATGCGCAGCAGCCGTTCAAGCTGCGCGTCACGGCGCAGAATGCCGCGAACGGGACGACGCTCAACTTCGACGGGCGCGACACGGCCCTGACGGCCCAGGTGGCCTTGCGCGCCTACGATGCCGCCACGGGCCTGACGGCCTTTCCGCCGGCGGCGCCGTCGGGCAGCCGGCTGAGCGACGGGACTGCCGCGCAAACGACCGTGACGGGCATCGCGCCGGCCAGCTTCACGGCGGGCGTGGCCAGCAGCCAGATCGCCTACCGCTTTCCCGGCGCATTTGCGGTACCGGCCGGTACGGTCGCGCTGGCGCCGCCGACCGACGTGCTGTTCCGTGCCACCACTACCTATGCCGGCGGCACCGTCGTGACGTCGGCGCCGTCCGATGCCGGCACGGAAGCGAAGCTGACCATACTTACGGGCCGCATCATGGTGCCCCATAGCTACGGTTCCGAGCGCCTGCCTATACGCCTGCCCGTACAGGTGCAATACTGGAATAGCGGCTGGCTGGGCAATGTGTCCGATAGCGTCACGCAGTTCGGGAGTGCCGGGGTCACGCTAGCCAACTGCGGCAAGGGATTTACCTCGGGCACTGGCGCGTGCAATGGCGTTCTGAAAGTGCAGGGCGGCACCTATGCATTCAAGCAAGGCGCCTTGCCTCCACCCAATGGGCAACTGGTCTTGCTGGCACCCGGCGTGGCGGGTAGCGTCGACGTGTCTGTCAGCGGCTTGCATTACCTGCCCAGCACCCTGGGGCACGTCGTCTTTGGCATCCTCAGATCGGGTCCCGTGATTTACCTGCGCGAGATGTATTGA